The Anas platyrhynchos isolate ZD024472 breed Pekin duck chromosome 3, IASCAAS_PekinDuck_T2T, whole genome shotgun sequence genome includes a window with the following:
- the LOC101792586 gene encoding uncharacterized protein isoform X1, which yields MNLPLMEKMANSCRTWLHSIDFLRDVIPPNQYCHIPYCQVFQQQIKIMHPFFLSILSLLLKHTGSREVLFGHNNFTEYQVGNMNLILSVPHGGSMEPEDIPDRKAGCWDAETSSCIFSHDCPPGSIQDYKNCKVSTNQDRYTIEVAQVLAEEINKITDGFFPHIIINHLQRFKMDANREKEEAAFGIPQAEQAWEDYMGFLTTAKSQMTRGLILDIHGQAHPEQWIELGYTVSKTSLNSGVFSASCSSIRYLANQLVSVSFETLLAGNRSLGKYIEEQNNSYVCVPSPSNPSPNNGNYYSGGYITKTFGSRDSGAVDAIQLELPQWVRAPEERLRFCKALARAVMKFWQTNYCSQSNHEFLPC from the exons ATGAACCTCCCCCTTATGGAGAAGATGGCAAACAG CTGTCGAACATGGTTACACTCAATTGATTTTCTTAGGGATGTAATACCTCCAAACCA GTACTGCCATATTCCTTATTGCCAAGTCTTCCAGcagcaaataaaaatcatgcatccgttcttcctttccattttatCTTTGCTATTGAAACACACTGGCAGCAGAGAAGTTTTATTTGGTCATAATAATTTCACAGAATATCAAGTGGGCAACATGAACCTGATCCTCTCTGTCCCACATGGTGGGTCAATGGAACCTGAAGACATCCCTGATCGAAAGGCTGGCTGTTGGGATGCAGAGACATCTTCTTGTATTTTCTCTCATGATTGTCCTCCTGGAAGCATTCAAGACTATAAGAACTGCAAAGTGTCTACCAACCAAGACAGGTATACCATAGAAGTGGCTCAGGTTCTTGCTGAAGAAATCAACAAGATTACTGATGGCTTCTTCCCACATATCATTATAAATCACCTACAGAGGTTCAAGATGGATGCTaacagggaaaaggaagaagccGCCTTTGGAATTCCCCAAGCAGAACAGGCCTGGGAGGATTATATGGGATTTTTGACCACTGCAAAATCACAGATGACAAGGGGCCTGATTCTGGATATCCATGGACAAGCACATCCTGAACAGTGGATAGAACTAGGCTACACAGTTTCAAAAACTTCCCTTAATTCTGGTGTCTTTTCTGCGTCATGTTCCTCCATTAGATATCTGGCCAATCAGCTAGTTAGTGTGTCTTTTGAGACTCTGCTTGCAGGGAACAGAAGTTTGGGTAAATATATTGAAGAACAAAATAACAGTTATGTTTGTGTGCCTTCTCCATCCAATCCTAGCCCCAATAATGGGAACTATTATAGTGGTGGATACATAACAAAGACTTTTGGCTCCCGTGATTCTGGTGCCGTTGATGCCATTCAGTTGGAGCTACCCCAGTGGGTTAGGGCACCTGAAGAGCGTCTCAGATTCTGTAAAGCATTAGCAAGAGCTGTAATGAAATTCTGGCAAACTAATTACTGTAGCCAATCCAACCATgaatttctgccatgctga
- the LOC101792586 gene encoding uncharacterized protein isoform X2 has protein sequence MNLPLMEKMANRYCHIPYCQVFQQQIKIMHPFFLSILSLLLKHTGSREVLFGHNNFTEYQVGNMNLILSVPHGGSMEPEDIPDRKAGCWDAETSSCIFSHDCPPGSIQDYKNCKVSTNQDRYTIEVAQVLAEEINKITDGFFPHIIINHLQRFKMDANREKEEAAFGIPQAEQAWEDYMGFLTTAKSQMTRGLILDIHGQAHPEQWIELGYTVSKTSLNSGVFSASCSSIRYLANQLVSVSFETLLAGNRSLGKYIEEQNNSYVCVPSPSNPSPNNGNYYSGGYITKTFGSRDSGAVDAIQLELPQWVRAPEERLRFCKALARAVMKFWQTNYCSQSNHEFLPC, from the exons ATGAACCTCCCCCTTATGGAGAAGATGGCAAACAG GTACTGCCATATTCCTTATTGCCAAGTCTTCCAGcagcaaataaaaatcatgcatccgttcttcctttccattttatCTTTGCTATTGAAACACACTGGCAGCAGAGAAGTTTTATTTGGTCATAATAATTTCACAGAATATCAAGTGGGCAACATGAACCTGATCCTCTCTGTCCCACATGGTGGGTCAATGGAACCTGAAGACATCCCTGATCGAAAGGCTGGCTGTTGGGATGCAGAGACATCTTCTTGTATTTTCTCTCATGATTGTCCTCCTGGAAGCATTCAAGACTATAAGAACTGCAAAGTGTCTACCAACCAAGACAGGTATACCATAGAAGTGGCTCAGGTTCTTGCTGAAGAAATCAACAAGATTACTGATGGCTTCTTCCCACATATCATTATAAATCACCTACAGAGGTTCAAGATGGATGCTaacagggaaaaggaagaagccGCCTTTGGAATTCCCCAAGCAGAACAGGCCTGGGAGGATTATATGGGATTTTTGACCACTGCAAAATCACAGATGACAAGGGGCCTGATTCTGGATATCCATGGACAAGCACATCCTGAACAGTGGATAGAACTAGGCTACACAGTTTCAAAAACTTCCCTTAATTCTGGTGTCTTTTCTGCGTCATGTTCCTCCATTAGATATCTGGCCAATCAGCTAGTTAGTGTGTCTTTTGAGACTCTGCTTGCAGGGAACAGAAGTTTGGGTAAATATATTGAAGAACAAAATAACAGTTATGTTTGTGTGCCTTCTCCATCCAATCCTAGCCCCAATAATGGGAACTATTATAGTGGTGGATACATAACAAAGACTTTTGGCTCCCGTGATTCTGGTGCCGTTGATGCCATTCAGTTGGAGCTACCCCAGTGGGTTAGGGCACCTGAAGAGCGTCTCAGATTCTGTAAAGCATTAGCAAGAGCTGTAATGAAATTCTGGCAAACTAATTACTGTAGCCAATCCAACCATgaatttctgccatgctga